In a genomic window of Polycladomyces abyssicola:
- the mutY gene encoding A/G-specific adenine glycosylase: MAKVSTKQSALPFTEERKTSIQQRLLQWYRIHQRDLPWRRDQDPYKIWVSEVMLQQTRVETVIPYFHRFLERFPTLEALAAADEADVIKAWEGLGYYSRVRNLHAAVKEVVEKHGGKVPDTLETISQLKGVGPYTAGAILSIAYNRRVPAVDGNVLRVFSRLFASTDDIARVQTRKKMETWAYHLIPESNPRDFNQALMELGAMVCTPTSPSCATCPVRSDCLAYEKGMQHDLPVKKKAKPPVPVSLVFGWIRDGDRVLLERRPETGLLAGLWGLPTLETDASDSVQALIAWMEKHGMSIQPGETLGMVEHVFTHRKWRATIIGGTCVGIKRELPQHWRWATLDELEKVALPKVYQKAVQTALSSIFA; the protein is encoded by the coding sequence ATGGCCAAAGTCTCAACAAAGCAATCGGCACTTCCTTTTACGGAAGAGCGAAAAACATCCATTCAACAACGTTTGCTCCAATGGTATCGCATTCACCAACGGGATCTGCCTTGGCGGCGGGATCAGGACCCCTATAAGATCTGGGTGTCCGAAGTGATGTTGCAGCAGACGCGGGTAGAGACCGTGATCCCTTATTTTCATCGTTTTTTGGAACGGTTCCCCACACTGGAAGCGCTAGCGGCGGCCGATGAGGCTGACGTCATCAAAGCGTGGGAAGGATTGGGGTATTATTCGCGCGTGCGTAACCTGCACGCCGCTGTTAAGGAGGTGGTGGAGAAACACGGGGGGAAAGTGCCCGACACACTGGAGACCATCTCTCAGCTGAAAGGAGTGGGACCGTATACGGCAGGGGCCATTTTGAGTATCGCCTATAACCGGCGGGTCCCGGCCGTCGACGGCAATGTGTTGCGCGTCTTTTCCCGGTTGTTCGCTTCGACGGATGACATCGCCCGTGTTCAGACACGCAAAAAAATGGAAACGTGGGCTTATCATCTGATTCCGGAATCCAATCCGCGTGATTTCAACCAGGCATTGATGGAGCTGGGGGCGATGGTGTGTACACCCACGTCGCCTTCCTGTGCGACTTGTCCGGTCCGCTCCGATTGTCTGGCATATGAAAAAGGGATGCAACACGATTTGCCCGTCAAGAAAAAAGCGAAACCGCCCGTTCCAGTCTCGCTCGTGTTCGGCTGGATTCGGGACGGCGATCGCGTATTGCTGGAACGAAGACCGGAGACGGGACTCTTGGCGGGGTTGTGGGGATTGCCCACACTGGAGACGGATGCCAGCGATTCAGTGCAAGCATTGATCGCGTGGATGGAGAAACATGGTATGTCCATACAACCCGGCGAAACGTTGGGGATGGTGGAGCATGTCTTTACGCATCGCAAATGGCGTGCTACGATCATCGGCGGTACGTGCGTCGGGATAAAGAGAGAACTTCCGCAACATTGGCGGTGGGCAACGCTGGATGAACTGGAAAAGGTGGCATTGCCCAAAGTATACCAAAAGGCTGTCCAAACAGCTTTATCTTCCATTTTTGCTTGA
- a CDS encoding MGDG synthase family glycosyltransferase, with the protein MDRIAQTGARNGLARTNDAVDHGPVDILLVSENFGTGHTRAAEALARGIKQSRPELRVQLIELGRALQPQINRALLTSYLSMIRRAPNLWRKVYGRHHERLFPRWLQWCLHQTLYASLSDLIETFRPKLVVSTHPFASSGVAKLKQKGFPLRLCTVITDFTAHGSWVHPEVDRYLVPIPQVREQLVQLGVEDRHIQVTGIPTDVQFWEEGNRLHARERVGLSDKPTVLILGGGLGIGTDMLVQMAAKWKEEMQIVVCTGHNRKVYQWLRSDPSLRHPHIRILGYTRRLSDWMEAADLILTKPGALTCSEAIAKGTPLLLYGSIPGHEEQNSRFLVSHGLAVQAKNEEELDAWFAQLLRKPDRFQTIRENMLRWRKHIHPSKSVEAVLEMMVSEPSSGFLIKA; encoded by the coding sequence ATGGATCGGATCGCTCAAACGGGCGCCCGGAATGGGTTGGCGAGAACCAATGATGCAGTGGATCATGGCCCCGTCGATATCCTGCTGGTCTCCGAAAACTTCGGAACCGGTCATACACGCGCGGCGGAAGCCTTGGCCCGCGGCATCAAACAATCTCGCCCCGAGTTGCGGGTGCAATTGATTGAGTTGGGGAGGGCATTGCAACCGCAAATCAACCGTGCTCTCTTGACCTCTTATTTGAGCATGATCAGACGGGCGCCCAACTTATGGCGAAAAGTGTACGGGCGACACCATGAACGGCTGTTTCCCCGTTGGTTGCAGTGGTGTTTGCATCAGACACTGTATGCCAGTTTATCCGATTTGATTGAAACCTTCCGCCCCAAACTCGTCGTTTCCACCCATCCATTTGCCAGCTCCGGCGTGGCCAAACTGAAACAAAAAGGGTTCCCCCTTCGCCTGTGTACAGTCATCACCGATTTTACAGCACACGGCTCATGGGTTCATCCCGAAGTGGACCGTTACTTGGTTCCCATCCCCCAGGTACGTGAACAATTGGTGCAGTTGGGTGTAGAGGATCGCCACATTCAGGTGACGGGCATTCCAACGGATGTGCAGTTTTGGGAAGAGGGAAATCGTTTGCATGCCCGAGAGCGCGTTGGTTTGTCGGACAAGCCGACCGTTTTGATCCTGGGAGGAGGACTGGGTATCGGGACGGACATGCTCGTCCAGATGGCTGCCAAGTGGAAAGAAGAAATGCAAATCGTGGTCTGCACGGGGCATAACCGAAAAGTGTACCAATGGTTGCGGAGCGATCCATCTCTAAGGCACCCCCACATACGCATCTTGGGGTACACTCGGAGATTGTCGGATTGGATGGAAGCGGCCGACCTCATTTTGACCAAACCCGGTGCGTTGACATGTTCGGAAGCGATCGCCAAGGGAACACCGCTATTGTTGTATGGATCGATCCCCGGACACGAGGAACAGAACAGTCGGTTTCTGGTTTCTCACGGACTGGCTGTCCAGGCGAAAAACGAAGAGGAGCTGGACGCGTGGTTTGCTCAGTTGTTGCGTAAACCGGATCGGTTTCAAACCATACGGGAGAATATGCTCCGATGGCGCAAGCACATCCACCCCTCCAAAAGTGTGGAGGCCGTGTTGGAGATGATGGTGTCAGAACCGTCCTCAGGGTTCCTGATAAAGGCATAA
- a CDS encoding 3D domain-containing protein, which translates to MFKHRAFWLIVGVITIIGLTRWDGDLPSSPQAYAEKKGLIAVRVHHGDTLYRIAKQHGTDVDTVTRINHLRDPSRIRTGQILWVPETQRHNDAPLRESASVPAMSRGISMGDFTLTAYTAGPESTGKAPGHPAYGITATGAKAREGVTIAVDPKVIPIGSRVYIEGIGYRTAQDVGGAIKGNRIDVFMNDLSEARKFGVKKHVRVMLVPASYVLE; encoded by the coding sequence ATGTTTAAACACCGCGCTTTCTGGTTGATCGTCGGCGTCATCACCATCATTGGTTTGACGCGTTGGGACGGCGACTTACCTTCTTCTCCGCAAGCGTACGCGGAAAAAAAGGGGCTCATCGCTGTTCGTGTCCATCATGGGGACACTCTTTACCGGATCGCCAAACAACACGGGACCGATGTGGACACCGTGACACGGATCAACCATTTGCGTGATCCATCCCGCATCCGAACGGGACAGATTTTATGGGTGCCCGAGACACAAAGGCATAATGACGCACCCTTACGAGAATCTGCCTCTGTTCCTGCGATGTCCCGTGGAATCTCAATGGGTGATTTTACCCTGACTGCATACACTGCCGGACCGGAATCGACGGGGAAAGCACCGGGTCACCCCGCCTACGGTATCACCGCAACCGGTGCCAAAGCCAGAGAAGGTGTCACCATCGCCGTTGACCCCAAGGTCATCCCGATTGGATCGCGTGTATATATTGAGGGCATCGGGTATCGGACGGCACAGGATGTGGGTGGGGCGATTAAAGGAAATCGGATCGATGTGTTTATGAACGACCTGAGTGAGGCACGAAAATTTGGCGTGAAGAAACACGTTCGGGTGATGTTGGTGCCGGCATCCTATGTTTTGGAATGA
- the rlmD gene encoding 23S rRNA (uracil(1939)-C(5))-methyltransferase RlmD yields MKPPVTTGEIIELTVTGQSHTGDGVGKYEGFTVFVPLALRGERIRAKITKVKKTYAHGRMLEILEASPARTEPACPVFERCGGCQLQHVSYEEQLRIKRQQVIDSFQRIGGWEEEVPVLPVIGMQDPWVYRNKAQVPFGLSGGELVAGFYAAGTHTIVDMDTCGIQHPDNDRAVREVKRLAKELGIPPYDEKNHRGVLRHVMVRTGFATGEMMVVLVTNGKQLPHRETLVAELRKALPRMKSLVQNINDRRTNVILGRENRLLWGEPVIRDRIGSVTYVISPQSFFQVNPVQTRVLYDQVRRYARLTGREIVMDVYCGAGTIGLYLADGAAWVYGVESVPEAIEDARRNARINGIEHVTFEAGKAEDVMPRWREQGIRPDVIVVDPPRKGCDPVLLDTVVDMHPKRLVYVSCNPATLARDARYLRERSIETLEVQPVDMFPHTSHVECVAWMKPAGKTL; encoded by the coding sequence ATGAAACCACCTGTTACCACGGGAGAAATCATCGAACTGACCGTTACCGGTCAGAGCCATACCGGGGACGGTGTGGGAAAATATGAGGGGTTCACCGTATTTGTGCCGCTGGCACTGAGGGGTGAACGAATCCGGGCGAAAATCACGAAGGTGAAGAAGACATACGCTCACGGACGAATGTTGGAGATTTTGGAAGCATCTCCGGCACGGACGGAACCGGCTTGTCCCGTTTTCGAGCGGTGTGGCGGATGTCAGTTGCAGCACGTGAGCTATGAGGAGCAGTTACGGATCAAGCGGCAGCAAGTCATCGACAGTTTTCAACGGATCGGTGGGTGGGAAGAAGAGGTGCCCGTTTTGCCCGTAATCGGGATGCAAGATCCGTGGGTATACCGCAATAAAGCGCAAGTACCGTTCGGCTTGAGCGGCGGGGAGTTGGTGGCCGGTTTTTACGCCGCCGGTACGCATACGATTGTCGACATGGATACTTGCGGCATTCAACATCCGGACAACGACCGGGCAGTCCGGGAGGTAAAGCGGCTGGCCAAGGAATTGGGAATCCCGCCGTATGATGAAAAGAACCACCGTGGGGTACTGCGCCATGTCATGGTACGAACCGGGTTTGCCACCGGCGAGATGATGGTCGTACTGGTGACCAACGGAAAACAGTTGCCGCATCGGGAGACGCTGGTGGCTGAACTGCGGAAGGCACTGCCGCGGATGAAATCGTTGGTGCAAAATATCAACGATCGTCGCACCAATGTGATATTGGGTCGGGAAAATCGGCTGTTGTGGGGGGAGCCGGTAATCCGTGACCGGATCGGGTCAGTGACCTACGTGATTTCTCCGCAGTCATTTTTTCAGGTTAATCCCGTCCAGACACGTGTGCTGTACGACCAGGTGCGCCGGTATGCCCGGTTGACGGGTCGGGAGATCGTGATGGACGTCTATTGCGGTGCCGGTACCATCGGATTGTATCTGGCCGACGGCGCGGCATGGGTGTACGGTGTGGAATCGGTGCCTGAGGCGATTGAGGATGCGCGGCGCAATGCGCGGATCAATGGCATCGAACATGTCACGTTTGAGGCAGGCAAAGCGGAGGATGTCATGCCGAGGTGGCGGGAACAGGGCATCCGGCCCGACGTCATCGTGGTGGACCCGCCGCGCAAAGGTTGTGATCCTGTTTTGTTGGATACGGTGGTGGACATGCATCCCAAGCGGTTGGTCTACGTCTCGTGCAATCCGGCCACGTTGGCACGCGATGCCCGTTATTTGCGGGAGCGGAGCATTGAAACGCTCGAAGTGCAGCCGGTGGACATGTTTCCGCACACCAGTCATGTGGAGTGCGTTGCTTGGATGAAACCGGCGGGGAAAACCCTTTAA
- a CDS encoding mechanosensitive ion channel family protein, with translation MLEQELELTKPETPAHPDHSVGLIQSMSDKMSAIFKNPVEYLLLPLGQILLIVLITLIALRLVNRLIDHILKLSKTDSKRAVTMSKLIKSTARYSIYFIALLMILDRLGVNMTPVLAGAGILGLAIGFGAQNLVRDVITGFFLIFENQLEVGDFVEINGQITGTVEEIGLRVTKIREWNQRLHYISNGEITQVTNYNRDRMRAIVTVTVPYESDLGRVHEVLEEVCRDIHKRFSPYLLEEPSVFGVTNIERDGVQFTVTALSDPQEVWRIERELRKTIITAFQEHDIEVAYPRQILMSPPEIAMMRASTQPKESSEPPSTKKQG, from the coding sequence ATGCTTGAACAGGAACTGGAGCTCACCAAACCCGAAACCCCCGCTCATCCCGATCACAGTGTGGGCTTGATCCAAAGCATGAGCGATAAAATGAGCGCGATTTTCAAGAACCCGGTGGAATACCTCTTGTTGCCGCTGGGGCAGATCTTGTTGATCGTCCTGATCACGCTGATCGCCTTGCGTTTGGTTAACCGACTGATCGATCATATCTTGAAATTGAGCAAAACGGACAGCAAACGTGCAGTTACCATGAGCAAGCTGATCAAATCAACGGCGCGTTATTCCATTTATTTCATTGCGCTGTTGATGATTCTGGATCGGCTGGGCGTCAACATGACACCGGTGCTGGCCGGCGCTGGGATCCTCGGATTGGCAATCGGTTTTGGTGCGCAAAATCTGGTGCGAGACGTGATCACCGGCTTTTTCCTGATCTTTGAAAATCAGCTGGAAGTAGGCGATTTTGTCGAGATCAATGGCCAAATTACGGGCACGGTGGAGGAAATCGGGCTTCGGGTGACCAAAATCCGTGAATGGAACCAACGGCTGCACTACATCTCCAACGGCGAAATCACGCAGGTGACCAACTACAACCGCGATCGGATGCGGGCGATCGTAACTGTTACGGTTCCGTATGAATCCGATCTGGGACGGGTGCACGAAGTGTTGGAAGAGGTATGCCGGGACATACACAAACGGTTCTCCCCCTATCTGCTGGAGGAACCGTCCGTATTTGGCGTGACCAATATTGAGCGGGACGGGGTGCAATTCACTGTCACCGCATTGAGCGATCCGCAGGAAGTGTGGCGGATTGAACGCGAATTACGCAAAACCATCATCACTGCTTTCCAAGAACACGACATTGAGGTGGCCTACCCGCGGCAAATCCTGATGAGTCCGCCCGAGATCGCGATGATGCGGGCATCCACCCAACCGAAAGAATCATCAGAACCGCCCTCAACAAAAAAACAAGGCTAG
- a CDS encoding O-antigen ligase family protein, translated as MDKQPSDIVIPDTGIYSKKLGQTDTRIRAWIVRFAQFWVKGVISLKIESTQQLAIRIIHLLFLSILVSPWLPPLVTLGIGLLTPFFYKCKWPVRGWPEGIFLSFAFLSLISWAFNPSWFLWIPIGIIPIILFGLYYLLTIWIKHLSEWSWQQLQRLYLQFWLGGIYVAIVVIMQRWDLLPREKSFWTYMLGFYPLWQTDMERSVGTAANSNLAAAMLICLALMSIYASSVVRGAWKKVGCFAMFALYSVAIWCTGSRGAWVGLLIGLLVQVWMTGNRRRTVLLFCALLILGGVIYTNQTLIPREETLFATVEVRIFVWQHAFQIFREHWLLGVLPLHFGQLFAKLTGKYMFHAHNVFLGIATEYGVIGLGLFLALIVVTTYRARRWRKTANRKEEKRLAGLLISILFALLGHGMYDYPIISPQIGLIFILSLIMIHAQYERRCLKKPEWSQELYMDNATEKKMDKWEAALITARSIWKALLGGRV; from the coding sequence ATGGATAAACAGCCTTCAGATATCGTGATACCGGATACCGGTATTTATTCCAAGAAGCTGGGGCAAACCGACACCCGGATCAGAGCCTGGATAGTTCGGTTCGCCCAGTTTTGGGTAAAGGGAGTCATCTCTTTGAAGATTGAATCGACTCAACAGCTGGCCATTCGCATCATCCATCTGTTGTTTTTGAGCATCTTGGTGTCGCCATGGCTGCCGCCATTGGTGACGCTTGGCATCGGCTTGTTGACGCCTTTTTTCTATAAATGCAAATGGCCAGTGCGTGGTTGGCCCGAGGGGATTTTTCTCAGTTTTGCATTTCTGTCTCTCATCAGTTGGGCGTTTAATCCCTCGTGGTTTTTGTGGATTCCCATCGGTATCATCCCGATCATCCTGTTCGGGTTGTATTATCTTTTGACGATATGGATCAAACATCTGTCTGAATGGTCGTGGCAACAACTTCAGCGGTTGTATCTTCAATTTTGGCTGGGCGGCATTTATGTCGCCATCGTCGTGATTATGCAGCGGTGGGACCTGTTGCCACGCGAAAAGTCGTTTTGGACGTACATGCTTGGGTTTTATCCGTTGTGGCAGACGGACATGGAACGGAGTGTGGGTACGGCAGCCAACTCCAATTTGGCTGCGGCCATGCTGATCTGTTTGGCACTGATGAGTATTTACGCTTCCTCGGTCGTGCGGGGAGCGTGGAAAAAAGTCGGTTGCTTCGCGATGTTTGCCTTGTATTCGGTGGCCATTTGGTGTACCGGTTCCCGCGGTGCATGGGTGGGTTTGTTGATCGGCCTCTTGGTTCAGGTATGGATGACAGGAAACCGCCGTCGTACGGTGTTGTTATTCTGTGCACTGTTGATTTTAGGCGGTGTGATCTATACCAATCAAACCCTGATCCCGCGGGAGGAGACGCTGTTTGCTACGGTGGAAGTGCGTATTTTCGTCTGGCAGCATGCGTTTCAAATTTTCCGGGAACATTGGTTGCTTGGCGTTTTGCCGCTCCATTTCGGCCAACTGTTCGCCAAACTGACGGGCAAATACATGTTCCATGCGCATAACGTCTTTTTGGGTATTGCAACGGAGTACGGTGTTATCGGTCTGGGATTGTTTTTGGCGTTGATCGTGGTAACGACTTACCGTGCCCGCCGGTGGCGGAAAACGGCCAATCGGAAGGAAGAAAAGCGGTTGGCCGGGTTGTTGATTTCGATTCTCTTTGCACTGTTGGGTCACGGGATGTATGATTATCCCATCATTTCCCCGCAAATCGGATTGATCTTCATTTTGAGCCTGATCATGATCCATGCGCAGTATGAACGGCGGTGCCTGAAGAAACCGGAGTGGAGTCAGGAATTGTACATGGACAATGCCACCGAGAAAAAGATGGATAAATGGGAGGCGGCATTGATTACTGCGCGCAGTATATGGAAGGCGTTGCTCGGAGGCCGGGTATAG
- a CDS encoding YitT family protein: protein MNPAIFRIPSWRWWRRLISLTLGCILVAIGLDLFLIPNQIIDGGVVGISIIFSTITPWSLSVFLVLFNLPFWFLGYKQIGKTFTFCTIYSVILLAVLTEFIHHFPRATDNLFLATVFGGIILGMGVGLIIRNGGSLDGTEVLAIIGNEKLGFSVGEIVMFFNVFILGSAGFVFGWDKAMYSLIAYFIAYKTIDVVVEGLDESKSVMIISDKPDEISEAILYRLGRGVTHIYGKGGYTQEEKELLYCIVTRLEVAKLKSIVSEIDPHAFVAIEHVHDVLGGRFKKKSIH, encoded by the coding sequence GTGAACCCAGCCATTTTTCGTATTCCCTCTTGGCGCTGGTGGCGACGCCTCATTTCACTCACACTGGGCTGTATCTTAGTTGCCATCGGTTTGGACCTGTTTTTGATCCCCAATCAGATTATCGACGGCGGTGTGGTCGGTATTTCCATCATTTTCAGTACGATAACACCTTGGTCCTTGTCTGTTTTTCTGGTATTATTCAACCTGCCTTTTTGGTTTCTGGGCTACAAACAAATCGGGAAGACCTTCACGTTTTGCACCATATATTCTGTGATTCTACTTGCCGTGTTGACCGAATTCATCCACCATTTTCCGCGAGCAACCGACAACCTCTTTTTGGCGACCGTTTTCGGTGGCATCATCCTGGGTATGGGCGTAGGACTCATCATCCGTAATGGTGGATCGTTGGACGGGACCGAAGTATTGGCCATCATCGGCAACGAAAAACTAGGCTTCTCCGTCGGCGAGATCGTCATGTTTTTCAACGTTTTCATTCTGGGAAGTGCGGGATTCGTCTTTGGATGGGACAAGGCAATGTATTCGCTTATTGCGTATTTCATCGCATACAAGACCATTGATGTTGTTGTGGAAGGACTGGATGAATCCAAATCGGTCATGATCATCTCCGACAAACCGGATGAGATATCTGAGGCTATTCTGTACCGTCTGGGTCGCGGCGTAACGCATATTTATGGAAAAGGCGGCTACACCCAAGAGGAGAAGGAACTGCTTTACTGCATTGTGACACGGCTGGAAGTCGCCAAGTTGAAGAGTATCGTCAGTGAAATTGACCCGCACGCCTTCGTGGCCATCGAGCATGTACACGATGTGTTGGGCGGACGGTTCAAGAAAAAATCCATCCACTGA
- a CDS encoding DNA-3-methyladenine glycosylase family protein: MERVFPLRYPYSFEATVRRLVSFEKSSYRLHSGRLVRAIEAGGRPYAVEIGWQTEPRSLTVYVHGNPPKAEQERLEAKLRRMFSVDVDLTPFYRQAEADPYLGPVVAKRKGLHLVLDASLYECLIKTIISQQLNLAFAAKLIERLVDLAGERVPFKGESLPVFPSPERVAALDYEQLQALQFNRRKAEYIIDISRRVASGTLDLETLWRMEDEAVMECLLPLRGVGRWTVECLLLFGLGRPDLLPAADIGLRNAVRHVYGLAHQPGEEEIRKIGRDWSPWRSYATFYLWDALSEWKPKKKGG; encoded by the coding sequence ATGGAACGGGTGTTTCCACTCCGTTATCCCTACTCGTTTGAGGCAACCGTCCGGCGGCTCGTTTCTTTCGAAAAGTCCAGCTATCGCTTACATAGCGGACGTTTGGTGCGGGCGATCGAAGCAGGGGGACGTCCTTATGCGGTGGAAATCGGTTGGCAGACGGAACCTCGTTCGCTGACGGTATACGTACACGGTAATCCACCGAAAGCGGAACAGGAACGGTTGGAAGCCAAACTGCGCCGGATGTTTTCGGTGGATGTGGATTTGACTCCTTTCTACCGACAGGCGGAAGCAGACCCTTACCTGGGACCCGTTGTCGCAAAACGAAAGGGTTTGCATCTGGTGTTGGATGCTTCGTTGTACGAATGCCTGATCAAAACCATCATCAGCCAACAACTCAACTTGGCGTTCGCTGCCAAGTTGATCGAGCGGTTGGTCGACCTGGCAGGTGAACGAGTGCCGTTTAAGGGGGAGTCGTTGCCCGTATTTCCCTCGCCTGAACGGGTGGCCGCACTGGATTACGAGCAATTGCAGGCACTGCAGTTCAACCGGCGGAAAGCTGAGTATATCATCGACATCTCCCGACGAGTGGCCTCGGGGACATTGGATTTGGAAACCTTGTGGAGAATGGAAGACGAAGCGGTGATGGAATGTCTGTTGCCCCTGAGGGGAGTGGGGCGATGGACGGTGGAATGTTTGTTATTGTTCGGTTTGGGGCGTCCCGATCTCTTGCCGGCGGCGGACATTGGGCTTCGAAACGCGGTCCGTCACGTGTACGGATTGGCACATCAACCGGGGGAAGAAGAAATCCGAAAGATCGGACGAGATTGGTCTCCCTGGCGAAGCTACGCTACGTTTTATCTGTGGGATGCGTTGAGCGAATGGAAGCCGAAGAAAAAAGGAGGATAA
- the yfbR gene encoding 5'-deoxynucleotidase translates to MNAFFAYLYRLRLIRRWSLMRNVMPENVAEHSYHVALLTHALCTIGIEVFGKQIPVEKAVTLALFHDVTEVITGDIPSPVKHHNDKLLGGFRELENLAAERLCDMIPEPLHRHYRPLIHGEDSDLHRWVKAADLLDAFLKCEMEISAGNREFVVAKQEIERRLQSLDMPEVDYFLRHFGSSFTQTLDELHDKDDSETT, encoded by the coding sequence ATGAACGCATTTTTCGCCTATTTGTATCGATTGCGGTTGATCCGGAGATGGAGCCTGATGCGCAACGTGATGCCGGAAAACGTGGCGGAACACAGCTATCATGTTGCGTTGCTGACACATGCCCTCTGCACGATCGGCATCGAGGTGTTCGGAAAGCAGATTCCGGTGGAAAAGGCAGTTACACTGGCATTGTTTCACGATGTGACGGAAGTGATCACCGGCGACATTCCTTCCCCGGTGAAACATCACAACGACAAGCTGCTGGGTGGATTTCGCGAATTGGAGAATTTGGCTGCGGAACGGCTCTGCGACATGATTCCCGAACCGCTGCACCGGCATTACCGCCCGTTGATTCATGGTGAAGATTCTGATTTGCACCGTTGGGTGAAAGCGGCCGATTTGCTGGATGCCTTTCTCAAATGTGAAATGGAGATTTCAGCAGGAAACCGGGAATTCGTTGTAGCCAAACAGGAGATAGAGCGGCGTTTGCAATCGCTCGACATGCCGGAAGTGGATTATTTCCTTCGCCATTTCGGCTCCAGTTTCACCCAGACACTGGATGAATTGCATGATAAGGACGATTCGGAAACAACCTGA
- a CDS encoding VanW family protein: protein MEEKKDRSVGDSKETTNEPPSSPIAPDSQPKADRSTETKTEVDESVPVWVEMSEETESNDREATTETGGSAESAPSSPEREEMAAAAWVSGSPQVSLWDRITRVLHRVPLVNRIPFEQIGPKKTVIGTLVVAFALVGSLSVFAFDGTTDAKEAPRAGVTKPHQQLKPKPIPFIVTFEGRQWTVDLRTLGYDGKDPSTLNRDKWLDWFRRVKKEVDQPAVDAEQNWFGGKLTPSKTGKLVDMDTIEKEWLPRLTTMTGQPQELPMVIDQPEVTEEDFQQVDQRLIGKYTTYFDGSNVNRTTNIRLASKAINNLILSPGERFSFNRVVGPRTSGRGYKSAKVIVRGEYSEGIGGGICQVSSTLFNSVDEAGLRILQRNSHSKEVAYVPPGRDATVSWGGPDFRFKNNLTKPVLIRIRVTSNSITAYVYTTPDARVKKRKPVQPAPTKVESVPVTNPGASNGKKPQ, encoded by the coding sequence GTGGAAGAGAAAAAAGATCGGAGCGTCGGCGACTCAAAAGAAACAACAAACGAGCCGCCGTCCTCCCCAATCGCCCCCGATTCGCAACCGAAGGCGGATCGGTCGACAGAGACAAAGACGGAAGTGGATGAATCGGTACCGGTATGGGTGGAGATGTCCGAAGAAACAGAATCAAACGACCGTGAGGCTACAACGGAGACGGGTGGTTCAGCGGAAAGTGCGCCTTCTTCTCCCGAACGGGAAGAGATGGCCGCCGCTGCATGGGTGTCTGGATCCCCACAAGTGAGCTTGTGGGATCGGATCACCCGAGTGTTGCATCGTGTACCGCTGGTCAACCGCATTCCGTTTGAACAAATCGGTCCGAAAAAAACGGTCATCGGCACGCTGGTGGTGGCTTTCGCTTTGGTAGGAAGCTTGTCTGTGTTTGCGTTTGACGGAACGACCGATGCCAAAGAGGCTCCACGGGCAGGTGTAACAAAGCCGCATCAACAGCTGAAACCCAAACCGATTCCTTTTATCGTCACCTTTGAGGGCCGACAATGGACTGTTGACCTGCGTACGCTTGGCTATGACGGAAAAGATCCATCCACCTTGAATCGCGACAAATGGTTGGATTGGTTTCGTAGGGTGAAAAAAGAAGTGGACCAACCGGCCGTGGACGCGGAGCAAAATTGGTTTGGCGGTAAGCTGACCCCGTCGAAAACGGGAAAATTGGTGGATATGGACACCATCGAAAAAGAATGGCTGCCCCGTTTGACGACGATGACCGGTCAGCCGCAAGAGCTGCCGATGGTGATCGATCAGCCGGAGGTGACCGAAGAGGATTTTCAACAGGTGGATCAACGGTTGATCGGCAAGTATACGACGTACTTCGATGGAAGCAACGTCAACCGTACCACCAACATCCGATTGGCATCCAAGGCGATCAACAACCTGATCCTGAGCCCGGGAGAGCGTTTCTCCTTCAACCGTGTCGTAGGTCCTCGCACATCGGGTCGTGGGTACAAATCAGCCAAGGTGATCGTGCGGGGGGAATACAGTGAAGGCATCGGCGGCGGGATCTGTCAAGTGTCAAGCACACTGTTCAACAGCGTGGATGAAGCGGGGCTGAGAATCCTGCAGCGCAATTCCCACAGCAAAGAGGTGGCCTACGTTCCGCCCGGGCGCGATGCAACCGTTTCCTGGGGTGGACCGGATTTCCGTTTTAAAAACAATCTGACCAAGCCGGTATTGATCCGTATCCGGGTGACCAGCAATTCGATCACGGCCTATGTATACACGACACCGGACGCCCGAGTGAAAAAACGGAAACCGGTGCAACCCGCACCGACCAAAGTGGAGTCGGTGCCCGTCACCAACCCCGGTGCTTCGAACGGGAAAAAACCGCAGTGA